The following coding sequences are from one Microbacterium wangchenii window:
- a CDS encoding MFS transporter: protein MTTDTRTATGIWSAQYVWVTVGALGLILLAAIQSLAVTTVMPVVSADLDGEALYAVAFSGTLATSVIGMVVAGAWCDRAGVLAPLTTAVVLFLAGLVVAGLAGSMELLVVGRLVQGLGTGGQTVALYVVVARVYPAALHGRVFAAFAAAWVVPSLIGPFLAGAVTEFLHWRWVFLGVAGLTVVAYVMVVARLHALPLRPDEPARGGIGSRLACAVAVAVAALALGLSGALGAWAWAGVAASVVVIVVAVRPLLPAGTLRAGRGLPSVVLMRGLIAGALFGAEVYVPYLLIDDYGFSPTWAGLGLTAAALAWAAGAEVQGRVGDRLGNARLTGMGITMLVAATTAAFLTTVLHLHPGVLIAGWALAGAGMGLMYSRLTVLTLAYSTPQTQGFSSSALSISDALGSAMTIAMMGLVFTALAGSGLGFPAVFAIATALALLALVPGLRLGHARELRGGRG from the coding sequence GTGACCACCGACACGCGGACGGCGACGGGCATCTGGAGCGCGCAGTACGTCTGGGTCACTGTCGGCGCGCTGGGCCTCATCCTCCTGGCCGCCATCCAGTCGCTGGCCGTCACGACCGTCATGCCGGTGGTCAGCGCCGATCTGGACGGCGAGGCGCTGTACGCCGTCGCCTTCTCGGGGACCCTCGCCACGAGTGTCATCGGCATGGTGGTCGCGGGGGCCTGGTGCGACCGGGCCGGCGTGCTCGCGCCGCTGACCACGGCGGTGGTGCTGTTCCTGGCGGGGCTCGTCGTCGCAGGCCTTGCCGGCTCGATGGAGCTCCTCGTCGTCGGCCGCCTGGTCCAGGGGCTGGGCACGGGCGGTCAGACCGTCGCGCTGTACGTCGTCGTAGCGCGGGTGTATCCGGCGGCGCTGCACGGACGGGTGTTCGCCGCCTTCGCCGCCGCGTGGGTCGTGCCCTCGCTGATCGGCCCGTTCCTGGCCGGCGCGGTGACGGAGTTCCTGCACTGGCGCTGGGTGTTCCTCGGGGTGGCGGGGCTCACCGTCGTCGCGTACGTCATGGTCGTCGCGCGGCTGCACGCCCTCCCGCTGCGCCCGGACGAGCCGGCGCGCGGAGGCATCGGATCGCGCCTGGCATGCGCCGTGGCCGTCGCGGTGGCGGCCCTCGCCCTGGGGCTCTCGGGCGCGCTCGGGGCCTGGGCGTGGGCCGGAGTGGCGGCCTCGGTCGTGGTGATCGTGGTCGCGGTGCGCCCGCTCCTCCCGGCCGGAACGCTGCGTGCCGGCCGCGGACTGCCCAGCGTCGTGCTGATGCGGGGCCTCATCGCCGGCGCACTGTTCGGCGCCGAGGTGTACGTGCCCTACCTGCTGATCGACGACTACGGGTTCTCGCCGACGTGGGCGGGCCTCGGACTGACAGCCGCCGCGCTGGCATGGGCCGCCGGCGCGGAGGTGCAGGGGCGCGTCGGAGACCGGCTCGGCAACGCGCGCCTGACCGGGATGGGGATCACGATGCTAGTGGCGGCGACCACGGCGGCCTTCCTCACGACGGTGCTGCACCTGCACCCCGGTGTCCTGATCGCCGGGTGGGCGCTGGCGGGAGCGGGTATGGGCCTGATGTACTCGCGGCTGACCGTTCTGACGCTCGCCTACTCGACGCCGCAGACCCAGGGGTTCTCCTCATCCGCCCTGTCGATCTCCGATGCGCTGGGCTCGGCGATGACGATCGCCATGATGGGCCTGGTCTTCACCGCGCTGGCCGGGTCGGGCCTGGGGTTCCCCGCCGTGTTCGCGATCGCGACGGCGCTCGCCCTCCTGGCCCTGGTCCCCGGACTCCGGCTCGGGCATGCGCGCGAGCTCCGCGGGGGCCGAGGATAG
- a CDS encoding TetR/AcrR family transcriptional regulator C-terminal domain-containing protein — protein MTERSTGAPLPRGLRQAWGLDTTAGRPGPKAMLSLAGIAASAIALADAEGAEALSLGRIAERLGVTTNALYRYVDSRDDLDVIVHDHALGAPPRIPDGADWVEAAAAWCRALRDRYARHPWLSDMRVRIPFAPHSLAWLEDLLERLEGSGLGDRERLQAAGLLDGYVRTRAGAARDLLRADAGTPDAGEVIERIGPDLFAARVPRVASLISAGLYRTPHEVAEEDFEFGLDRILSGLRRLAGG, from the coding sequence ATGACCGAGCGATCCACGGGCGCGCCTCTCCCGCGCGGGCTGCGCCAGGCTTGGGGGCTGGACACGACGGCCGGCCGGCCGGGACCGAAGGCGATGCTGAGCCTTGCCGGCATCGCAGCCTCGGCGATCGCGCTGGCCGATGCCGAGGGGGCTGAGGCGCTTTCCCTGGGGCGGATCGCCGAGCGGCTGGGGGTGACCACGAACGCCCTGTACCGGTACGTCGACTCCCGCGACGACCTGGACGTCATCGTGCACGACCACGCGCTCGGCGCTCCGCCGCGCATTCCGGACGGCGCGGACTGGGTGGAGGCGGCGGCTGCATGGTGCCGCGCCCTGCGGGACAGGTACGCACGCCACCCGTGGCTCAGCGACATGCGCGTCCGCATCCCGTTCGCGCCCCACTCGCTCGCGTGGCTGGAGGATCTCCTCGAACGCCTGGAGGGCAGCGGGCTCGGTGACCGGGAGAGGCTGCAGGCCGCCGGACTCCTGGACGGATATGTGCGCACGCGCGCCGGCGCGGCCCGCGATCTTCTGCGTGCAGACGCCGGCACGCCCGACGCGGGCGAGGTCATCGAGCGGATCGGACCCGACCTCTTCGCGGCGCGTGTCCCGCGAGTGGCCTCCCTCATCTCCGCTGGCCTGTACCGCACTCCGCACGAGGTCGCGGAGGAGGACTTCGAGTTCGGGCTGGACCGGATCCTCTCCGGGCTCCGCCGACTCGCCGGCGGCTGA
- a CDS encoding ABC transporter ATP-binding protein produces MSATATSERGAGATPVALEQITKTYGAGAGTVRALDGVSLVLPEGSFTAVMGPSGSGKSTLLHCAAGLDAPTTGRAVLVGQDLTGLSEDALTRLRRDHVAFVFQSFNLIPTLTAAQNVALPEILAGRRPDERAIDAALDRVGLADRRRHRPSELSGGQQQRVAIARALAARAAVLFADEPTGALDTRTAASILELLRAAAVEDGQTILMTTHDPVAASSADTVIFLVDGRIVEQMTRPSADRIAARLSHLSSDERAR; encoded by the coding sequence ATGAGCGCGACGGCGACGAGCGAGCGGGGAGCAGGTGCCACCCCGGTGGCGCTGGAGCAGATCACCAAGACCTACGGTGCGGGCGCCGGCACGGTGCGGGCTCTGGACGGGGTCAGCCTCGTGCTGCCGGAGGGCTCGTTCACCGCGGTGATGGGGCCGTCCGGATCGGGCAAGAGCACGCTGCTGCACTGCGCGGCGGGACTGGATGCGCCGACGACCGGCCGCGCCGTCCTGGTCGGGCAGGACCTGACCGGGCTCTCGGAGGACGCGCTGACCCGGTTGCGCCGGGATCACGTCGCATTCGTGTTCCAATCCTTCAACCTCATCCCCACCCTGACGGCCGCGCAGAACGTCGCCCTCCCCGAGATCCTCGCCGGGCGCCGGCCCGACGAGCGCGCCATCGACGCCGCCCTGGACCGCGTCGGGCTGGCCGACCGGCGGCGCCACCGCCCGAGCGAGCTCTCCGGTGGGCAGCAGCAGCGCGTGGCGATCGCGCGGGCGCTGGCAGCCAGGGCGGCGGTCCTGTTCGCCGACGAGCCCACCGGCGCCCTGGACACGCGAACAGCCGCCAGTATCCTCGAGCTGCTGCGCGCAGCCGCCGTCGAGGACGGGCAGACGATTCTGATGACCACGCACGACCCGGTGGCCGCCTCCTCCGCCGACACCGTGATCTTCCTCGTCGACGGGCGGATCGTGGAGCAGATGACCCGGCCCTCCGCCGACCGGATCGCAGCCCGCCTCTCCCACCTGTCCTCCGACGAGAGGGCGCGGTGA
- a CDS encoding ABC transporter permease → MLTLILAGLRQRAAAVVSIVIAAGLGSALIVLSGAMFETGIRLAAPPERVAGADLVVIGSPSYAMLDAEGRRTTDLRPFPERHRLPEEFVADAAQLDGVEQAVPIRFFDAVVRTPGRAVTTAGQNWASAPVSGLEIPRGSNPGAGEVVLTAAAAASLGVEAGDRLTVTAAGRTGAVEVTTVIGDAAHAPTLFLGDAALPDEGIDALGVVRSDGAAEADVRAALESHFPDVRVLTGEGRGAAEDPAVSAARTPTIVIGAVFGGIVLTVLATVASGIVALSVRQRGREISLLRATGATGRQARALLVGEASLAGIVGALIGLALGVPLAHGLFAAMRAWGVVPGILQLRVGVIPFAIALVTTTAVVWFAARLAARPARRARAIDAMREAELPRARVGFVRWLLGLVFGGGAVALAILTCFLPPSLVSATAGPAVLAGAISASLLAPVHLRLGRLVLRPVIGGFDRGLGGLAGVNVRSRIATFSTVTGAAALVVGIGAGNLVSQAMITTAAARAQVQTISAEVVAWGPAGTAAELADDIAALPEVDAVSRFVASGGWIEQPHDPSHPDRPRPLRGLDGAGVPYVLANELVAGDFTDLTGRTLALPTTTATELGVAIGDTVDFRFGDGAAAELRIVATYDDLPGYEHLLLPADLLAAHTTARVAETVLIAGSEGTTPAALHAAVEGAVAEQSAVAVGDRATLENALQQGLNVNALINGLMILVVLAYAMIAVINTVAVSTLGRRRELAMMRLTGATQRQVTAVLLTETALAAGTGLGVGLVVACAAILPTALVVGAHLLAPLPLAILVAVGVAVAAITLPITAVAARRGMAGRPTDAIARS, encoded by the coding sequence ATGCTCACTCTCATCCTGGCGGGTCTGCGTCAGCGCGCCGCTGCCGTCGTCTCGATCGTCATCGCGGCAGGGCTCGGCTCGGCGCTCATCGTGCTCAGCGGAGCCATGTTCGAAACCGGCATCCGACTCGCCGCGCCACCTGAGCGCGTCGCCGGTGCCGACCTCGTGGTCATCGGCTCCCCGAGCTACGCGATGCTCGACGCGGAGGGGCGACGCACGACCGATCTGCGCCCATTCCCCGAGCGGCACCGGCTTCCGGAAGAGTTCGTCGCCGACGCCGCGCAGCTGGACGGCGTCGAGCAGGCCGTGCCCATCCGGTTCTTCGACGCCGTCGTCCGCACCCCCGGCCGTGCCGTCACGACGGCCGGACAGAACTGGGCCTCGGCCCCCGTGAGCGGTCTGGAGATCCCGCGCGGTTCGAACCCCGGCGCCGGCGAGGTGGTCCTCACGGCGGCGGCCGCCGCATCGCTGGGCGTGGAAGCGGGCGACCGCCTCACCGTGACGGCGGCGGGTCGAACCGGCGCCGTCGAGGTCACGACGGTCATCGGTGACGCCGCACACGCGCCGACGCTGTTCCTCGGCGACGCGGCGCTGCCGGATGAGGGCATCGACGCGCTCGGTGTCGTCCGGTCCGACGGCGCGGCGGAAGCCGACGTGCGCGCGGCGCTGGAGTCGCACTTCCCCGATGTGCGCGTGCTGACCGGCGAGGGGAGGGGCGCCGCGGAGGACCCCGCCGTGTCCGCCGCGCGCACGCCGACCATCGTGATCGGAGCGGTCTTCGGCGGCATCGTGCTGACGGTGCTGGCCACCGTCGCATCCGGGATCGTCGCGCTCTCGGTGCGCCAGCGTGGCCGCGAGATCAGTCTGCTCCGCGCCACCGGTGCCACCGGACGCCAGGCGCGCGCGCTGCTAGTGGGCGAGGCGTCCCTCGCCGGGATCGTCGGAGCGCTCATCGGACTCGCCCTCGGCGTCCCGCTCGCGCACGGCCTGTTCGCCGCCATGCGGGCGTGGGGTGTCGTGCCGGGCATCCTGCAGCTGCGCGTGGGGGTGATCCCCTTCGCGATCGCACTGGTCACCACCACGGCGGTGGTCTGGTTCGCCGCGCGCCTGGCCGCCCGCCCCGCGCGCCGGGCACGCGCGATCGACGCGATGAGGGAAGCGGAGCTTCCGCGAGCCCGTGTCGGGTTCGTCCGGTGGCTCCTGGGGCTCGTGTTCGGCGGTGGCGCGGTGGCCCTGGCGATTCTCACGTGCTTCTTGCCGCCGTCGCTGGTCTCCGCCACCGCGGGCCCCGCCGTGCTGGCCGGGGCGATCTCGGCGTCGTTGCTGGCCCCCGTGCACCTGCGCCTGGGGAGGCTCGTGCTGCGCCCGGTCATCGGGGGATTCGACCGCGGGCTGGGCGGCCTGGCCGGTGTCAACGTCCGATCCCGCATCGCCACCTTCTCGACGGTGACCGGCGCGGCCGCCCTCGTGGTCGGGATCGGGGCGGGGAACCTGGTCTCGCAGGCGATGATCACCACCGCGGCCGCGCGGGCGCAGGTGCAGACCATCTCCGCCGAGGTCGTCGCCTGGGGGCCCGCCGGGACCGCCGCCGAGCTCGCCGATGACATCGCGGCGCTGCCCGAGGTGGACGCCGTCAGCCGCTTCGTCGCGTCCGGCGGCTGGATCGAGCAGCCGCACGATCCCTCCCATCCCGACCGTCCGCGGCCGCTGCGAGGGCTCGACGGTGCGGGGGTCCCGTACGTGCTCGCCAACGAGCTCGTGGCGGGCGACTTCACCGACCTCACGGGCCGCACCCTCGCGCTGCCCACGACCACCGCCACGGAGCTGGGCGTGGCCATCGGCGACACCGTCGACTTCCGGTTCGGGGACGGCGCCGCCGCCGAACTCCGCATCGTCGCCACATACGACGACCTGCCCGGATACGAGCATCTTCTCCTGCCCGCCGACCTGCTCGCCGCGCACACCACCGCGCGCGTCGCGGAGACGGTGCTGATCGCAGGGAGTGAGGGGACCACGCCGGCCGCGCTCCACGCGGCGGTGGAAGGGGCCGTCGCCGAGCAGTCGGCCGTCGCCGTGGGCGACCGCGCCACCCTGGAGAACGCTCTCCAACAGGGTCTCAACGTCAACGCCCTCATCAACGGCCTGATGATCCTGGTCGTCCTGGCTTACGCGATGATCGCCGTCATCAACACCGTCGCCGTCTCGACGCTCGGCAGGCGGCGGGAATTGGCGATGATGCGCCTCACCGGCGCCACCCAGCGCCAGGTCA